One part of the Microbacterium aurugineum genome encodes these proteins:
- a CDS encoding DUF805 domain-containing protein — MSTASVTDPLYGASLGQAITRFFRKYATFSGRASRSEYWWWQLATTVVYLVLAGSIVAIGVAGGEFDTGTEVFSLGPAFNVGITLLAVWTLATLVPQIALAVRRLHDTNLSGWFVLLRLIPSVGDIVLLVLTIQPSNPAGARYDRR, encoded by the coding sequence ATGAGTACGGCGAGCGTGACTGATCCGCTCTACGGTGCTTCCTTGGGGCAAGCGATCACGAGGTTCTTTCGCAAGTACGCCACGTTCTCCGGTCGTGCGAGTCGCTCGGAGTACTGGTGGTGGCAACTCGCCACCACCGTCGTCTATCTGGTTCTGGCGGGCTCGATTGTTGCCATAGGCGTCGCGGGCGGCGAATTCGACACCGGAACTGAGGTCTTCTCCCTGGGACCCGCTTTCAACGTCGGGATCACGCTCCTGGCGGTCTGGACCCTGGCCACGCTCGTGCCACAAATCGCGCTGGCCGTGCGACGCCTGCACGATACGAACCTCTCGGGGTGGTTCGTCCTGCTGCGGCTCATTCCGTCTGTCGGGGACATCGTGCTGTTGGTGCTGACGATTCAGCCGTCCAATCCCGCGGGCGCACGGTACGACAGGCGCTGA
- a CDS encoding DUF2207 domain-containing protein, which translates to MAHTRILRAFAALSLALAGIATPVTAEAAPVSTADVDDFSYASWDADYEVGLDQEGRALMRVTETLVARFPETDQNRGIVRGLPTSYQGASTETRIIAVTDEDGTAVPYETDEEDGLTFVSIGTDDYVQGLTTYVIEYEMRDVVLATSPTDGSSTPSVDEFYWDLLPLDSTQPIERFRADITFDSEMSAALTGSARCYTGALGSRDKCDLQGPTTDGGAATFRVESAQFPAGHGVTVAIGFDADTVAQPLARTPDPVGDIAPLIAAAGAVGVSVGSWVAVAGFTRRRRRATGIVIAQYDVPDSLPPLLAGAVIPGAKDMIPAEIVHLAVRGSLRIEEGATAEEPRLRRLRATTGSDELDEAALEALFTDADPDGVVDVPAADEAFAARMSTLEQSGKVAAASRGLTEKARSRAAVILQWCAIGIAAIGLALGIWAATTGRLSAIPGVVVISFVAFLVLLSSLYAFSKHTVLTAEGARTYEYLQGVQEFIRVAEADRLRMLQSYSGAERRPDGTADVIHLYERLLPYAILFGMENEWGDVLEHAYAHEHRGATWMGDPASFAVRMQLAAFMASSRSAATYTAPSTSASSSAGGSFGGGFSGGGGGGGFSGGR; encoded by the coding sequence ATGGCCCACACACGGATCCTCCGCGCGTTCGCTGCCCTCTCTCTCGCTCTTGCCGGGATCGCCACGCCAGTCACCGCGGAAGCGGCACCCGTGTCCACGGCCGACGTGGACGACTTCTCGTATGCCTCGTGGGATGCCGACTACGAGGTCGGCCTGGATCAGGAGGGCCGCGCGCTGATGCGGGTGACTGAGACGCTGGTCGCCCGCTTCCCCGAGACCGATCAGAATCGCGGAATCGTCCGGGGACTGCCGACCTCATACCAGGGCGCCAGCACCGAGACGCGGATCATCGCGGTCACGGATGAAGACGGTACTGCCGTCCCCTACGAGACCGACGAGGAAGACGGACTCACCTTCGTGAGCATCGGCACCGACGACTACGTGCAGGGCCTCACCACGTACGTGATCGAGTACGAGATGCGCGACGTGGTGCTGGCGACGAGTCCGACCGATGGGTCGTCGACGCCGTCGGTGGACGAATTCTATTGGGACCTGCTCCCCCTCGACAGCACACAGCCCATTGAACGCTTCCGTGCCGACATCACGTTCGACAGCGAGATGTCGGCGGCGCTCACCGGCTCCGCCCGCTGCTATACCGGTGCTTTGGGCTCGAGGGACAAGTGCGACCTTCAGGGCCCGACCACCGACGGTGGGGCCGCGACGTTCCGGGTCGAATCCGCCCAGTTCCCCGCCGGTCACGGGGTGACCGTGGCAATAGGCTTCGACGCGGACACCGTCGCACAGCCCCTCGCGCGGACGCCGGATCCGGTGGGCGACATCGCCCCGCTGATCGCCGCCGCCGGTGCGGTCGGCGTCTCCGTCGGCAGCTGGGTGGCCGTCGCAGGGTTCACGCGCCGACGCCGGAGAGCGACCGGGATCGTCATCGCCCAGTACGACGTGCCGGATTCGCTTCCTCCCTTGCTCGCCGGCGCCGTCATCCCCGGCGCGAAAGACATGATCCCCGCCGAGATCGTCCACCTCGCCGTCCGCGGCAGCCTGCGCATCGAAGAGGGCGCGACGGCGGAGGAACCCCGGTTGCGGCGTCTGCGGGCGACGACCGGGTCCGACGAGCTGGACGAGGCCGCGCTCGAGGCGCTCTTCACCGACGCCGACCCCGACGGTGTCGTCGACGTTCCTGCCGCAGACGAGGCGTTCGCCGCGCGGATGTCCACCCTGGAGCAGAGCGGGAAGGTTGCCGCGGCATCGCGTGGCCTGACCGAGAAGGCCCGCAGTCGCGCGGCCGTCATCCTGCAGTGGTGCGCGATCGGCATCGCAGCGATCGGCCTGGCCCTCGGCATCTGGGCCGCCACGACCGGCCGCCTCTCCGCCATCCCCGGTGTGGTCGTGATCTCCTTCGTCGCGTTCCTCGTTCTGCTGTCGAGCCTGTACGCGTTCTCGAAGCACACCGTGCTCACCGCAGAGGGCGCCCGTACCTACGAGTACCTGCAAGGCGTGCAGGAGTTCATCCGGGTCGCCGAGGCCGACCGCCTGCGCATGCTCCAGTCCTACAGCGGTGCAGAACGCCGACCGGACGGCACCGCCGACGTCATCCACCTGTACGAACGGCTCCTCCCTTACGCGATCCTGTTCGGCATGGAGAACGAATGGGGCGATGTCCTCGAGCATGCCTATGCGCATGAGCATCGCGGAGCGACCTGGATGGGCGACCCCGCGTCCTTCGCCGTCCGGATGCAGCTCGCGGCGTTCATGGCCTCGTCGCGCTCCGCCGCGACCTACACGGCACCCTCGACGAGCGCCTCGTCGAGCGCAGGCGGATCATTCGGCGGCGGGTTCTCCGGGGGCGGAGGCGGCGGCGGGTTCTCTGGCGGGCGCTGA
- a CDS encoding RCC1 domain-containing protein, with translation MTARRRRRLAPFIVAIAIAVAASVLGASQGSVAQFGDAGRVQSSVAAVDSVPLSFVGIDAGENYSMGWTAAGEIFTWGGNSGGQLGNGSVGGSRLVPERVMLPPGVEVVKADGGLDTVIALAADGGVYTWGNGAISGTSPTPSRNAFFDSLGDPVVGVSSGGYYYLAWTESGALYSWGTGGSGRLGRPATGQSPPARVTAQGLDTQVVVGAAAGRFQGIASVDGGAVTVAWGSGFGTAAGVTLTGITSTVGGVAAGTDVVLAWGQDGSLFSATSAAASVVVGATGIVGADASFPAAGSSSFYAWRADGALFAWGDNSQGQLGLGTTGGSVPSPTPVTLAPGSVALQTGAGADHALYLGQDGTFSSAGSNAFGQLGTGDTIPRNTFGSAITILRWPQ, from the coding sequence ATGACGGCCCGACGACGCAGACGCCTCGCCCCCTTCATCGTCGCGATCGCGATCGCGGTGGCGGCATCCGTGCTGGGAGCCAGTCAAGGGTCCGTCGCTCAGTTCGGGGACGCGGGCCGGGTGCAGTCGAGCGTGGCGGCTGTGGATTCCGTTCCGCTGAGCTTCGTCGGTATCGATGCCGGAGAGAACTACTCGATGGGCTGGACAGCTGCCGGTGAGATCTTCACCTGGGGCGGGAACTCCGGAGGCCAACTGGGAAACGGGAGTGTCGGCGGCTCACGTCTTGTTCCTGAAAGGGTGATGTTGCCACCGGGGGTGGAGGTCGTCAAGGCGGACGGCGGGTTGGATACCGTCATCGCTCTCGCCGCGGACGGCGGCGTCTACACCTGGGGGAACGGGGCTATCAGCGGGACGAGCCCTACTCCTTCACGAAACGCGTTCTTCGACTCACTCGGCGACCCGGTCGTCGGCGTCTCCAGCGGCGGCTATTACTACCTGGCGTGGACGGAGAGCGGCGCTCTGTATTCCTGGGGTACCGGAGGAAGCGGTCGTCTCGGTCGCCCTGCGACGGGGCAGAGTCCGCCGGCGCGCGTGACGGCACAGGGCTTGGATACGCAGGTCGTCGTCGGCGCTGCCGCGGGACGCTTCCAAGGAATCGCCTCGGTCGACGGTGGTGCAGTCACGGTGGCGTGGGGCAGCGGGTTCGGGACTGCTGCGGGTGTGACGCTCACGGGGATCACCTCCACGGTCGGGGGTGTCGCGGCGGGCACCGACGTCGTCCTCGCCTGGGGTCAGGATGGGTCCCTCTTCTCCGCGACGTCTGCGGCGGCGTCGGTCGTCGTCGGTGCGACCGGCATCGTCGGAGCGGACGCCTCTTTCCCCGCTGCAGGCTCCTCGTCGTTCTACGCGTGGCGCGCAGACGGGGCCCTGTTCGCCTGGGGAGACAACAGTCAAGGACAGTTGGGGCTGGGGACCACCGGCGGGTCTGTGCCCTCACCGACGCCGGTGACGCTCGCCCCGGGGTCGGTCGCACTCCAGACCGGGGCCGGCGCAGATCATGCTCTGTATCTCGGGCAGGACGGCACGTTCAGCTCGGCGGGGAGCAACGCGTTCGGACAGCTGGGAACGGGCGACACCATCCCGCGGAACACCTTCGGCAGCGCGATCACGATCCTCCGCTGGCCGCAATGA